A DNA window from Coffea arabica cultivar ET-39 chromosome 6c, Coffea Arabica ET-39 HiFi, whole genome shotgun sequence contains the following coding sequences:
- the LOC113691763 gene encoding cytochrome P450 CYP94D108-like, translating to MEPFSLPSVLFIFLVSLYLYIFFLKPISKQTTKTGFKIYPVVGTLPGFLLNRHQFLDWSTEILSKCPTHTAVFRRPGVRGITTANPRVVEHMLKAKFENYPKGPRFIGLLEDFLGKGIFNSDGELWKVQRKTASYEFNTKSLRNFVIENVRVEVQTRLIPLFEDAAKVDRVLDLQDVLERFAFDNICELAFNVDPGCLGGDATSGREFMEAFEDAATLSSGRFMYAIPAFYLFKKFFNIGSEKRLKQSIDTVHEFADKIIKSRLEEGVERKDEDLLSRFIGNSENSAEFLRDIIISFILAGRDTTSSALSWFFWLLSTRPIIERKILQELDLIRNRSHKKIGDAYDFDELREMHYLHAALSETMRLYPPVPIDTRACLGDDVLPEGTFIAKSWFISYHTYAMGRMESIWGKDCYDFKPERWLENGIYKQENPFKFPIFHAGPRMCIGKDMAYIQMKSIAACVLERFGIDAVLKDGKCPEPLLSLTLRMKGGLSVKVKERCL from the coding sequence ATGGAGCCATTCTCTTTGCCCTCTGTCCTCTTCATCTTCCTCGTCTCGCTTTACCTTTACATCTTTTTTCTCAAACcaatatccaaacaaaccaccaaaacaggCTTCAAAATCTACCCTGTAGTAGGAACTCTACCGGGATTCCTCCTCAACCGCCACCAATTTCTGGATTGGAGCACTGAAATCCTCTCCAAATGCCCCACCCACACAGCCGTCTTCCGCCGCCCCGGCGTCCGTGGAATCACAACAGCCAACCCACGAGTTGTCGAACACATGCTCAAAGCCAAGTTTGAGAACTACCCGAAAGGACCTCGATTCATTGGCCTTCTTGAAGACTTTCTTGGAAAAGGAATATTCAATTCAGATGGTGAATTATGGAAAGTTCAGAGGAAAACTGCTAGCTACGAGTTCAACACAAAATCCCTCCGAAATTTCGTTATTGAAAACGTTAGAGTCGAGGTGCAAACTCGCTTAATTCCATTATTCGAAGATGCAGCCAAAGTTGATAGAGTTTTGGATTTGCAAGATGTTTTGGAACGTTTTGCATTTGATAATATTTGCGAACTTGCATTCAATGTTGATCCAGGATGTCTAGGAGGGGATGCAACCAGTGGCCGTGAGTTCATGGAGGCTTTCGAGGATGCTGCAACTCTTAGCTCAGGTAGATTCATGTATGCTATTCCAGCTTTTTATCTattcaagaaattcttcaacatAGGTTCAGAGAAAAGGTTGAAGCAATCAATTGATACGGTCCATGAGTTTGCTGATAAGATCATAAAGTCCAGACTCGAAGAGGGAGTTGAGAGAAAAGATGAAGATCTGTTGTCAAGATTTATTGGGAATTCTGAAAATTCAGCTGAATTTCTCAGGGACattattattagttttattttggCTGGAAGGGATACAACTTCATCAGCTCTTAGTTGGTTCTTTTGGTTGCTATCTACAAGGCCAATAATTGAGAGAAAAATACTTCAAGAATTGGATTTGATTCGAAATCGGAGTCATAAAAAAATTGGTGATGCTTATGATTTTGATGAATTAAGGGAAATGCATTATCTTCATGCAGCATTATCAGAGACTATGAGGCTATACCCTCCCGTGCCAATTGATACAAGGGCTTGTTTAGGAGATGATGTTTTGCCAGAAGGGACTTTTATTGCAAAAAGTTGGTTTATTAGCTACCATACTTATGCAATGGGGAGAATGGAAAGCATTTGGGGAAAAGATTGTTATGATTTCAAACCAGAAAGATGGTTGGAAAATGGAATTTATAAACAAGAAAATCCATttaagtttccaatttttcatgCTGGACCAAGAATGTGTATAGGAAAAGATATGGCTTATATTCAGATGAAGTCTATTGCAGCTTGTGTTTTGGAAAGATTTGGGATTGATGCAGTACTGAAAGATGGAAAATGTCCTGAGCCTTTGTTATCTTTGACCCTTAGGATGAAAGGTGGATTATCAGTGAAGGTGAAAGAGAGATGTTTGTGA